The following proteins are co-located in the Helicoverpa armigera isolate CAAS_96S chromosome 23, ASM3070526v1, whole genome shotgun sequence genome:
- the LOC135118575 gene encoding uncharacterized protein LOC135118575 produces MGLDDSVTAEEVVAAVARTGGCSADEVKAGTIRPDFRGTCTITVSCPVTAAKRIVDGRRLLVGWVSAQVKLLDPRPLRCFRCHVGHHVGDRCTSEVDRSALCFRCGQPGHKAVACSAAPHCTACAAAGKPAEHRAGSKSCAPPAKTKGKGKGGPSVAATATTSAVATTAAPAAAAAPNAAAAVAVATAAAAAPVLGPQEEEDVMEC; encoded by the coding sequence atgggcctggacgactcagtTACTGCGGAGGAGGTGGTGGCCGCCGTCGCTAGGACGGGTGGGTGCTCCGCCGACGAAGTCAAGGCGGGCACCATACGTCCCGACTTCAGGGGCACGTGCACCATCACGGTGAGCTGCCCCGTGACGGCGGCCAAGCGCATCGTAGACGGCCgaagattgctggttggctgggtgtcggcgcaggtcaagctgcttgacccccgaccgctgaggtgcttccgatgccacgtcgggcatcatgtgggtgaccgttgcacctcggaggtcgaccgcagcgccctctgcttccgctgcggtcagcccggtCACAAGGCCGTGGCTTGTAGTGCCGCGCCGCACTGCACTGCATGCGCGGCTGCTGGCAAGCCGGCCGAACACCGGGCAGGGAGCAAGTCCTGTGCCCCACCCGCCAAGACCAAGGGTAAGGGCAAGGGcgggccgtccgtcgccgccaCCGCTACCACCTCCGCAGTGGCCACCACCGCAGctcctgcggccgccgccgcccccaacgctgccgccgctgtcgcTGTCGCCACTGCTGCTGCCGCAGCGCCCGTCCTCGGGCCTCaagaggaggaagacgtgatggagTGCTAG